The following proteins come from a genomic window of Deltaproteobacteria bacterium:
- a CDS encoding AAA family ATPase, whose product MPEIRQSAEQKYAAEIQALIASDTGPRPPGWAMTPKAVEIYLMGSPKPVGDVTITPKYIGDRGLVQVAIATLASDRALMLTGEPGTAKSWLSEHLSAAISGTSALVVQGTAGTSEEHIKYGWNYALLLAEGPSHKSLVASPVLRAMREGKFARVEEITRTSSEIQDSLISILSEKQTAIPELGEVVSAQRGFNIIATANTRDRGVNEMSAALKRRFNFVTVPVVDDLEQEIAIVTKRERELRNDYQVGVEPPAEIAKVLVTLFQELRAGMTKDGKTKVKPPGSVLSTAEAISVLFNSGILAQSFGSGKVTGDELARSLLGAVAKEGAEDVKALKEYCETVAKGRGGAWKEFYGATKSRM is encoded by the coding sequence ATGCCCGAGATTCGCCAGTCCGCCGAGCAGAAGTACGCCGCCGAAATCCAGGCGCTCATCGCCAGCGACACCGGCCCGCGTCCCCCGGGCTGGGCCATGACGCCCAAGGCTGTCGAGATATATCTCATGGGCAGCCCCAAGCCCGTGGGCGACGTGACCATCACGCCCAAGTACATCGGCGACCGCGGGCTGGTGCAGGTGGCCATCGCCACGCTGGCCTCGGACCGCGCGCTGATGCTCACCGGCGAGCCCGGCACCGCCAAGAGCTGGCTCAGCGAGCACCTCTCCGCGGCCATCAGCGGCACGAGCGCGCTCGTGGTGCAGGGCACCGCGGGCACCAGCGAAGAGCACATCAAGTACGGCTGGAACTACGCGCTGCTGCTGGCGGAGGGGCCGTCGCACAAGTCGCTGGTGGCCTCGCCGGTGCTGCGCGCGATGCGCGAGGGCAAGTTCGCCCGCGTCGAGGAAATCACCCGCACGTCGTCCGAGATCCAGGACTCGCTCATCTCCATCCTCAGCGAGAAGCAGACTGCGATCCCCGAGCTCGGCGAAGTGGTGAGCGCGCAGCGCGGCTTCAACATCATCGCCACCGCGAACACCCGCGACCGCGGCGTGAACGAGATGAGCGCGGCGCTCAAGCGGCGCTTCAACTTCGTCACCGTGCCCGTGGTCGACGATCTCGAGCAGGAGATCGCCATCGTCACCAAGCGCGAGCGCGAGCTGCGCAACGACTATCAAGTGGGCGTCGAGCCGCCGGCTGAGATTGCCAAGGTGCTGGTCACGCTCTTCCAGGAGCTGCGCGCCGGCATGACGAAGGACGGCAAGACCAAGGTGAAGCCGCCGGGCTCGGTGCTCTCGACGGCCGAAGCGATCTCCGTGCTCTTCAACAGCGGCATCCTCGCGCAGAGCTTCGGCAGCGGAAAAGTGACGGGCGATGAGCTCGCGCGCTCGCTGCTGGGTGCCGTGGCGAAGGAGGGCGCCGAGGATGTGAAGGCGCTCAAGGAGTACTGCGAGACGGTCGCCAAGGGGCGCGGCGGGGCGTGGAAGGAGTTCTACGGCGCGACCAAGTCGCGGATGTGA
- a CDS encoding pentapeptide repeat-containing protein, protein MLTLDALQAGDAFEDALIDGLDLQGFDFAGKDLVRCTFRNANLQLSRWGEARLEECVFEGCDLSRMVPAEMKAHGVRFKRCKITGVEFSRLSLSPELAFEDCNLRYSSFVDINLRDAPLIRCQALEANFIGVELTGADFSGTELTGSTFEGATLAKADFTSAKGAFLDPAKNKVKGVRVGVDSAVLLASSFGMKVDG, encoded by the coding sequence ATGCTCACCCTCGACGCACTCCAGGCCGGCGACGCCTTCGAAGACGCGCTCATCGACGGGCTGGATCTTCAAGGCTTCGACTTCGCGGGCAAGGACCTCGTCCGCTGCACGTTTCGAAACGCGAATCTCCAGCTCAGCCGCTGGGGCGAAGCACGGCTCGAGGAGTGCGTGTTCGAGGGCTGCGATCTCTCGAGAATGGTGCCGGCTGAAATGAAGGCCCACGGCGTTCGCTTCAAGCGCTGCAAGATCACCGGCGTCGAGTTCTCGCGGCTCTCGCTGAGTCCGGAGCTCGCGTTCGAAGATTGCAATCTTCGCTATTCATCATTCGTCGATATCAACTTGCGCGACGCGCCCCTCATCCGCTGCCAGGCCCTGGAGGCGAACTTCATTGGCGTGGAGCTCACTGGCGCCGACTTCTCGGGCACGGAGCTCACGGGCAGCACGTTCGAAGGCGCCACGCTCGCCAAGGCCGACTTCACCTCGGCGAAGGGCGCCTTCCTCGATCCCGCGAAGAACAAGGTGAAGGGCGTGCGCGTGGGCGTGGACAGCGCGGTGCTGCTCGCGAGCTCGTTCGGAATGAAGGTCGATGGTTGA
- a CDS encoding SRPBCC family protein, with product MLKFLGILIVALLAVVGVMIVTAPDEFRVERTAHISAPPEKVFALVEDFHHWNAWSPWEKLDPTLKRGFEGAEHGKGAVYTWQGNDQVGQGRMEILEAFSPSKVTIKLDFLKPFESHNTAEFNIAAVGDGTDITWSMHGPNNLVSKAMHLFFNMDKLVGKDFDNGLKNMKAVAEK from the coding sequence GTGCTCAAGTTCCTCGGAATCCTCATCGTCGCCCTGCTCGCGGTCGTCGGCGTCATGATCGTCACCGCACCCGACGAGTTCCGCGTGGAGCGCACCGCGCACATCTCCGCGCCGCCCGAGAAGGTGTTCGCGCTCGTCGAGGACTTCCACCATTGGAACGCGTGGTCGCCCTGGGAGAAGCTCGACCCCACGCTCAAGCGCGGCTTCGAGGGTGCCGAGCACGGCAAGGGCGCCGTCTACACCTGGCAGGGCAACGACCAGGTCGGCCAGGGCCGCATGGAGATCCTCGAGGCGTTCTCGCCCAGCAAGGTGACGATCAAGCTCGACTTCCTCAAGCCATTCGAGTCGCACAACACGGCCGAGTTCAACATCGCCGCCGTCGGCGACGGCACCGACATCACCTGGTCCATGCACGGCCCCAACAACCTCGTGAGCAAGGCCATGCACCTGTTCTTCAATATGGACAAGCTCGTGGGGAAGGACTTCGACAATGGACTCAAGAATATGAAGGCCGTTGCGGAGAAGTAG
- a CDS encoding peptidylprolyl isomerase, which produces MNLALRLSILVGLLAISACAHDATTPDGSAACPYASANDGTQSYEILCTDPIATHVRVKHILIGWKDLPTGRPLDARAQGRTYAEAQQLARDLLQQVRSGAAIEPLMAKYSEDPGSAQSGVAYEASPDASLVSEFKALSLRLKVGDSGIVKSQFGLHVIKRVP; this is translated from the coding sequence ATGAATCTCGCACTTCGACTGTCGATCCTCGTCGGGCTCCTCGCGATTTCCGCGTGCGCGCACGACGCCACCACGCCCGATGGAAGCGCGGCGTGCCCCTATGCCTCGGCGAACGACGGCACGCAGTCGTACGAGATCCTCTGCACCGATCCCATCGCCACGCACGTGCGCGTGAAGCACATCCTCATCGGCTGGAAGGATCTCCCCACGGGTCGGCCGCTCGACGCGCGCGCGCAAGGCCGGACGTACGCCGAAGCCCAGCAGCTCGCGCGCGATCTTCTGCAGCAGGTGCGTTCGGGCGCGGCCATCGAGCCGTTGATGGCCAAGTACTCGGAGGATCCGGGCAGCGCTCAGAGCGGCGTGGCCTACGAGGCTTCGCCTGACGCGAGCCTGGTCTCCGAGTTCAAGGCGCTCTCGCTCCGGCTCAAGGTCGGCGATTCGGGGATCGTGAAGAGCCAGTTCGGCCTGCACGTGATCAAGCGGGTGCCGTGA
- a CDS encoding DUF1254 domain-containing protein, producing MKCLIALALGCLAAPALAQAPAGLRDTRLPSPQEIATIAKEAYLYGYPLVTMDQTRAVMTNVATPNETRAPLNQLVNQQKFFGASFHDVTAPNADTLYSNAWIDLSEEPMVFAHPDMGDRYFLFPFLDAYTNVFAVPGTRTTGHAAETYLLTGPGWHGTVPKGMKQLRAPTNLVWLIGRLEAKGTPEDDKAVHALQENLELLPLSAWGAATYKSPRNRPDSGIDMKTSVRDQVNRLGAEQFFDRLARLLALYPPPKADAPMLAKLARIGIVPGEHFSTSRMNAARIEALRTAPAAALEEMQTQLADRPEQNGWAVDLHTGTYGTDYLQRATVALVGLGANKPEDAVYPLATTDASGQPLTGGTRYVIHFPKGELPPAKAFWSITLYDEKMFFVSNALDRHSVGSRDALKINADGSLDVYVQADAPSHEKRANWLPAPSAAFTLMMRIYWPRTEPPSVLDGSWKPPPVTLAPAQRIGRAPHRHRR from the coding sequence ATGAAGTGTCTCATCGCCCTCGCGCTGGGTTGTCTCGCCGCACCGGCGCTCGCCCAGGCCCCCGCGGGCTTGCGAGACACCCGCCTACCCAGCCCCCAGGAGATCGCCACGATCGCCAAGGAGGCCTACCTCTACGGCTATCCGCTGGTGACGATGGACCAGACGCGCGCGGTGATGACCAACGTCGCCACGCCGAACGAGACGCGTGCGCCACTTAACCAATTGGTTAATCAACAAAAGTTCTTCGGTGCGTCGTTTCATGACGTCACCGCGCCCAACGCCGACACGCTGTACTCGAACGCGTGGATCGATCTCTCCGAAGAGCCGATGGTCTTCGCGCATCCAGACATGGGCGATCGCTATTTCTTGTTCCCGTTCCTCGACGCGTACACGAACGTGTTCGCGGTGCCCGGCACGCGGACCACGGGCCACGCCGCGGAGACGTATCTGCTCACCGGCCCAGGGTGGCACGGCACAGTGCCCAAAGGCATGAAGCAGCTCCGCGCGCCCACGAACCTCGTCTGGCTGATCGGCCGCCTCGAGGCCAAGGGCACACCCGAGGACGACAAGGCCGTGCATGCGCTGCAGGAGAACCTCGAGCTCCTTCCACTCAGCGCGTGGGGTGCCGCGACGTACAAGTCGCCGCGCAATCGGCCGGACTCGGGCATCGACATGAAGACGTCGGTGCGCGATCAGGTGAATCGGCTCGGCGCAGAGCAGTTCTTCGATCGTCTCGCTCGATTGCTCGCGCTGTATCCGCCGCCGAAGGCCGATGCGCCCATGCTCGCGAAGCTCGCGCGCATCGGCATCGTGCCGGGCGAGCACTTCTCGACGAGCCGGATGAACGCTGCGCGAATCGAGGCGCTGCGCACGGCGCCCGCTGCGGCGCTCGAGGAGATGCAAACGCAGCTCGCCGATCGCCCGGAGCAGAACGGCTGGGCGGTGGATCTCCACACGGGCACGTACGGCACGGACTATCTCCAGCGCGCCACGGTGGCGCTCGTCGGGCTCGGGGCGAACAAGCCCGAGGACGCCGTCTATCCGCTCGCGACGACCGACGCGTCGGGCCAGCCGCTCACCGGCGGGACCCGCTACGTGATCCACTTCCCGAAGGGCGAGCTGCCGCCGGCGAAGGCCTTCTGGTCGATCACCCTGTACGACGAGAAGATGTTCTTCGTGAGCAACGCGCTGGACAGGCACAGCGTGGGCTCGCGCGACGCGCTCAAGATCAACGCCGACGGCTCGCTCGATGTCTACGTGCAGGCCGACGCGCCGAGCCACGAGAAGCGGGCCAACTGGCTTCCCGCGCCGTCGGCCGCGTTCACCCTGATGATGCGGATCTACTGGCCGCGCACGGAGCCGCCCAGCGTCCTCGACGGATCCTGGAAGCCGCCGCCGGTGACCCTGGCGCCTGCGCAGCGCATCGGCCGTGCACCGCATCGGCATCGGCGCTGA
- a CDS encoding VWA domain-containing protein, which produces MSPRKKAPAAPPAAPAPAPVASPPAPNPDLTPADVDALLRWRLALGPSAERVGGEFGLQGLGGGANGLGLDANRLAELDEALSFVYEGQAGLGGSRPYLPKWLGALRDFFRQDVVALVQKDAIERKGLTQLLFEPETLPFLEKNVELVTTLMSARGLVPDEAKEIARQIVREVVEELRKKLESEVRTAIYGAVRRNTDSPLKIARNLDWKRTIRRNLKGWDDERKRLVPDKFYFWANQRKRHEWDVSIVVDQSGSMAQSVVYSSVMAAIFASLDVLKTRLLFFDTEIVDVTPMLVDPVEVLFTAQLGGGTDINRAVAYAQANFIERPEKTIFLLITDLYEGGNAEELVARMRQLVESKVKAMVLLALSDGGKPSYDHNLAQRLTELGVPCFGCTPKLLVQVMERVMKSQDISGFIAAQK; this is translated from the coding sequence ATGAGCCCTCGCAAGAAAGCTCCGGCTGCTCCGCCCGCCGCGCCCGCGCCTGCGCCCGTTGCATCGCCGCCTGCGCCGAATCCGGATCTCACGCCGGCCGACGTCGACGCGCTCCTGCGGTGGCGGCTCGCGCTCGGTCCCTCGGCAGAGCGCGTCGGTGGCGAGTTTGGTCTTCAGGGTCTGGGCGGTGGAGCCAATGGCCTCGGCCTCGACGCGAATCGCCTGGCCGAGCTCGATGAGGCGCTGTCGTTCGTCTACGAAGGGCAGGCTGGGCTCGGCGGCTCTCGTCCGTATCTGCCGAAGTGGCTCGGCGCGCTGCGCGACTTCTTCCGGCAGGACGTGGTCGCGCTGGTGCAGAAGGACGCCATCGAGCGCAAGGGGCTCACACAGCTGCTCTTCGAGCCGGAGACGCTGCCGTTCCTCGAGAAGAACGTGGAGCTGGTGACCACGCTCATGAGCGCGCGCGGGCTCGTGCCCGACGAGGCGAAGGAGATCGCGCGGCAGATCGTGCGCGAGGTCGTCGAGGAGCTGCGCAAGAAGCTCGAGAGCGAAGTGCGCACGGCCATCTACGGCGCGGTCCGGCGCAACACCGACAGCCCGCTCAAGATCGCGCGCAACCTGGATTGGAAGCGCACCATCCGCCGCAACCTCAAGGGCTGGGACGACGAGCGCAAGCGGCTCGTGCCCGACAAGTTCTACTTCTGGGCCAACCAGCGAAAGCGCCACGAGTGGGACGTGTCGATCGTCGTCGATCAGTCGGGCTCGATGGCGCAGAGCGTGGTCTACAGCTCGGTGATGGCGGCGATCTTCGCGTCGCTCGACGTGCTCAAGACGCGCTTGCTCTTCTTCGACACGGAGATCGTCGACGTCACGCCGATGCTCGTGGATCCCGTCGAGGTGCTCTTCACCGCACAGCTCGGCGGCGGCACCGACATCAACCGCGCGGTCGCGTACGCTCAGGCGAACTTCATCGAGCGGCCCGAGAAGACCATCTTCCTGCTCATCACCGACCTCTACGAGGGCGGAAACGCCGAGGAGCTCGTGGCGCGCATGCGCCAGCTCGTGGAGTCGAAGGTGAAGGCGATGGTGCTGCTCGCGCTCAGCGACGGCGGCAAGCCGAGCTATGACCACAACCTCGCCCAGCGGCTCACCGAGCTCGGCGTGCCCTGCTTCGGCTGCACGCCCAAGCTGCTCGTGCAGGTGATGGAGCGGGTGATGAAGAGTCAGGACATCTCCGGATTCATCGCGGCGCAGAAGTAG
- a CDS encoding HEAT repeat domain-containing protein — translation MADARKLSLKELKEIVTDAEELSKGTRIVDDKGLEHLARHESKLFADAKGSGASPYKVQVTVEDTVKARCSCMAARSRPYCKHAAALLVAWSRAPEGFVVSEAPPPGAAGEAKKREVKKGKTDDASLMKHGVEQVATLVRELSVAGVATLAADRVEQVRGLADSLRESKLRRLSARTLELTGVLGGAARQAGFEAVPYADLMADLLLTVRKLEKHLAGETLEDKYVEELIGKTWTKRDRKPIADLKLVEYAFNARTTADGFVIRESRFVDLASGEHYSEKQIIPGFLASRTPAKKSWAGKVLSDSSGSVYPGFSPRRLDLEPPEGAELLDAGSMNELIAKCLPNVDAALAAFQDRRKDVFAPDLLPVALAVDTVLAEGARLQVAGAGDAALFLPDDPQALEWLGRTLRGVKLRALIGDVALDGALPTLFPLAAIVDGPLGAELVPFDGQDAAAVIASRKVRAVKTPGANAQRSAWADVARALGASTAAIALGEVREELAEALVVGLAALNARLIDPLAARLRELGLGKQAELLASAAAKPEPAERLDDFIKLYQVLGIALTRLAGASHVDRAALEPVPTFESVHVRKTERALEPREVAALAGQGKLNRYQAAVHYARYYAGIPSAELAASLYPTWADGSASPYVARALADKGDVAIAAAKGALGVDTLSNVPAWRRPQARVTKLTAIRVLEAMATPEAERVLEQIVAGKSYDSTLRSHAHRGLRALRLARGKLAPPPPNGGDVATLMERAVQASTKDERINAIRQLADQGAVEAIPYLRASFGGDVSGSVREAAAYALAEVGDVESVDTFVAMVRNRANDDEQAKIGAYALGKLGDVRGIEALLEAWAEGWKPVIVADAMRQIGTAALEPLVTLVEQQPQLADRKAALNVVAALPASDAIALFTERLQALADDPRFVERASLYLALAKDQANVAAEVARAVVSLRPSLADKGASKEEKALLRKCQKLT, via the coding sequence ATGGCGGACGCCCGGAAGCTCAGCCTCAAAGAATTGAAAGAGATCGTCACCGATGCGGAGGAGCTCTCCAAGGGCACGCGCATCGTGGACGACAAGGGCCTCGAGCACCTCGCGCGCCACGAGAGCAAGCTCTTCGCGGATGCGAAGGGCTCGGGTGCGTCGCCCTATAAAGTACAAGTCACGGTTGAAGACACCGTGAAGGCGCGCTGCTCGTGCATGGCCGCGCGCAGTCGGCCCTATTGCAAGCACGCCGCGGCGCTGCTCGTCGCCTGGTCGCGCGCGCCCGAGGGCTTCGTGGTGAGCGAGGCGCCTCCGCCGGGTGCCGCGGGCGAGGCCAAGAAGCGCGAGGTGAAGAAGGGCAAGACCGACGACGCCTCGCTCATGAAGCACGGCGTGGAGCAGGTGGCCACGCTGGTGCGCGAGCTCTCGGTAGCCGGCGTGGCCACGCTCGCCGCGGATCGCGTGGAGCAGGTGCGTGGTCTCGCGGATTCGCTGCGCGAGAGCAAGCTGCGGCGGCTCTCGGCGCGCACGCTCGAGCTCACCGGGGTGCTCGGCGGCGCCGCGCGGCAGGCTGGCTTCGAGGCCGTGCCGTATGCAGACCTGATGGCGGATCTGCTGCTCACCGTCCGCAAGCTGGAGAAGCACCTCGCCGGCGAGACGCTCGAGGACAAGTACGTCGAAGAGCTCATCGGCAAGACCTGGACCAAGCGCGATCGCAAGCCCATCGCCGATTTGAAGCTCGTGGAGTACGCGTTCAACGCGCGAACCACGGCCGATGGCTTCGTGATTCGCGAGAGCCGCTTCGTCGATCTCGCGAGCGGCGAGCACTACAGCGAGAAGCAGATCATTCCCGGCTTCCTCGCGTCGCGGACGCCGGCGAAGAAGAGCTGGGCGGGCAAGGTGCTCTCGGATTCGAGCGGTAGTGTCTACCCGGGATTCTCGCCGCGCAGACTCGACCTCGAGCCGCCCGAGGGCGCGGAGCTCCTCGACGCGGGCTCGATGAATGAATTGATTGCAAAGTGTCTGCCGAATGTCGACGCAGCGCTCGCGGCCTTTCAAGATCGACGAAAGGATGTCTTCGCGCCGGATCTGCTGCCCGTGGCGCTCGCGGTGGACACGGTGCTCGCCGAGGGTGCGCGGCTCCAGGTCGCCGGCGCGGGCGATGCGGCGCTGTTCCTGCCCGACGATCCGCAGGCGCTGGAGTGGCTCGGGCGCACGCTGCGCGGCGTGAAGCTGCGTGCCCTCATCGGTGACGTGGCGCTCGATGGCGCGCTGCCGACGTTGTTTCCGCTCGCGGCGATCGTCGACGGGCCGCTCGGCGCAGAGCTCGTTCCGTTCGATGGTCAGGACGCGGCGGCCGTCATCGCCAGTCGCAAGGTGCGCGCGGTGAAGACGCCCGGCGCGAACGCGCAGCGCTCGGCGTGGGCCGACGTGGCCCGCGCGCTCGGCGCGTCGACGGCCGCGATTGCGCTCGGCGAAGTTCGCGAGGAGCTCGCCGAGGCGCTCGTGGTGGGGCTCGCGGCGTTGAACGCGCGGCTCATCGATCCGCTCGCGGCCCGGCTGCGCGAGCTCGGGCTCGGAAAGCAGGCGGAGCTGCTCGCTTCGGCCGCGGCGAAGCCCGAGCCCGCCGAGCGGCTCGACGACTTCATCAAGCTCTACCAGGTGCTCGGCATCGCGCTCACGCGCCTCGCGGGCGCCTCGCACGTGGATCGCGCGGCGCTCGAGCCCGTGCCGACGTTCGAGAGCGTGCACGTGCGCAAGACCGAGCGGGCGCTCGAGCCGCGCGAGGTGGCCGCGCTGGCCGGGCAGGGCAAGCTCAATCGCTACCAGGCCGCCGTGCACTACGCGCGCTACTACGCGGGGATTCCGTCGGCCGAGCTCGCGGCGTCGTTGTATCCCACGTGGGCCGACGGCTCCGCGTCGCCGTACGTGGCGCGCGCGCTCGCAGACAAAGGTGATGTCGCGATCGCCGCGGCCAAGGGCGCGCTCGGCGTGGACACGCTCTCGAACGTGCCCGCTTGGCGTCGCCCGCAGGCGCGCGTGACCAAGCTCACCGCGATCCGCGTGCTCGAGGCCATGGCCACGCCGGAGGCCGAGAGGGTGCTGGAGCAGATCGTGGCCGGGAAGAGCTACGACTCCACGCTCCGCTCCCACGCGCACCGCGGGCTTCGTGCGCTGCGCCTCGCGCGCGGCAAGCTCGCGCCGCCGCCGCCGAACGGTGGCGACGTGGCCACCTTGATGGAGCGCGCGGTGCAAGCATCGACGAAGGACGAGCGCATCAACGCCATTCGCCAGCTCGCAGATCAGGGCGCGGTGGAGGCGATTCCCTATTTGCGCGCGAGCTTCGGCGGCGATGTGAGCGGCTCGGTGCGCGAGGCCGCTGCGTACGCGCTCGCGGAGGTCGGCGACGTGGAGAGCGTCGACACGTTCGTGGCCATGGTGCGCAACCGCGCCAACGATGACGAGCAAGCCAAGATTGGCGCGTACGCGCTGGGCAAGCTCGGCGATGTGCGCGGCATCGAGGCGCTGCTCGAGGCGTGGGCCGAGGGCTGGAAGCCGGTCATCGTCGCGGACGCCATGCGGCAGATCGGCACGGCCGCCCTCGAGCCGCTGGTCACGCTGGTGGAGCAGCAGCCGCAGCTCGCGGACCGCAAGGCGGCGCTCAACGTGGTGGCCGCGCTGCCCGCGAGCGATGCGATCGCGCTGTTCACGGAGCGGCTCCAGGCGCTGGCCGACGATCCGCGCTTCGTGGAGCGTGCATCGCTGTACCTCGCGCTCGCGAAGGATCAGGCCAATGTCGCCGCCGAGGTGGCCAGGGCGGTGGTGTCGCTGCGGCCGTCGCTCGCGGACAAGGGCGCGTCGAAAGAGGAAAAGGCGCTCCTGCGGAAGTGCCAGAAGCTGACCTGA